A genomic segment from Papaver somniferum cultivar HN1 unplaced genomic scaffold, ASM357369v1 unplaced-scaffold_3, whole genome shotgun sequence encodes:
- the LOC113341547 gene encoding GATA transcription factor 12-like, with amino-acid sequence METPDYFHGGYYRNTHHNHNTPEITRHDSSSFKLAGGCAHEHFVIDDLLDFSNAEVEGGGNTFDINNTAGNSTDSNSAVTAVDSCNSSFSGYNDNHLRNFPEHPQFSNDLCVPPYDELVELEWLSNIGEETFSTEDLAKLQLISGMQARTNSESETHHRGEYQAENNRNNQTFRPEMQVPGKARSKRNRAVPSNWSSRLLVLSPTTSSSESDINLSNNSSGKSTPKSSSKKKDVISSSASNYHEDRHQQLTHQHHQNMMAANNSDGRKCLHCQTDKTPQWRTGPMGPKTLCNACGVRYKSGRLVPEYRPAASPTFVLTQHSNSHRKVLELRRQKEMQRSVHPHHHHHHQNQYLHPSNNMYHDDSSCDDYLIHHHVGPDYRQLI; translated from the exons ATGGAAACACCAGATTATTTTCATGGTGGATACTATAGAAACACTCATCATAATCACAACACACCAGAGATTACAAGACATGATTCTTCCTCATTTAAACTTGCTGGTGGTTGTGCTCATGAGCATTTTGTTATTGATGATCTTCTTGATTTCTCTAACGCAGAAGTAGAAGGAGGAGGAAATACTTTCGATATTAATAATACTGCTGGGAATTCTACTGATTCTAATTCTGCTGTTACTGCTGTTGATAGCTGTAATTCATCCTTTTCTGGTTATAATGATAATCATTTACGCAATTTCCCTGAACATCCTCAGTTCTCTAATGATCTTTGCGTCCCTCCG TATGATGAATTGGTGGAACTGGAATGGCTGTCGAACATAGGAGAAGAAACCTTCTCAACAGAAGATCTTGCAAAACTTCAATTGATATCAGGAATGCAAGCAAGAACAAACTCAGAATCAGAAACTCATCATCGTGGAGAATACCAAGCTGAAAACAATCGAAACAACCAGACGTTTCGTCCGGAAATGCAAGTTCCTGGAAAAGCTCGTAGTAAGCGAAACCGGGCAGTGCCATCAAACTGGTCATCTCGTTTGCTAGTATTATCACCAACAACCTCTTCATCGGAATCCGATATTAACCTATCCAATAATTCCTCAGGAAAATCAACACCAAAATCTTCTTCGAAGAAAAAAGATGTTATTTCTTCGTCCGCTTCGAATTATCACGAGGACCGTCATCAACAACTTACTCACCAACATCACCAGAATATGATGGCTGCAAACAATAGCGATGGTCGAAAATGCCTTCATTGTCAAACCGACAAAACCCCGCAATGGCGTACCGGACCAATGGGTCCGAAAACATTGTGTAATGCTTGTGGGGTTCGATACAAGTCGGGCCGGTTAGTTCCTGAATATCGCCCCGCTGCTAGTCCTACTTTTGTTCTAACTCAACATTCCAATTCTCATAGGAAGGTTCTTGAACTTCGGCGACAAAAGGAAATGCAACGTTCGGTTCAtcctcatcaccaccaccaccaccagaatcaGTATTTGCATCCTTCAAACAACATGTACCATGATGATTCAAGTTGTGATGATTACTTAATTCATCACCATGTCGGTCCGGATTACCGACAGCTTATCTGA